Within the Enterococcus hirae ATCC 9790 genome, the region GAAATCGACGCAGCAAGTAATAACGGAGTCGAAGAAATACGTTTTATTCGAGATCGAGCGAACTACGCACCGACAAAAGCAACTTATAAAATCTATATCATAGATGAAGTGCATATGCTTTCTACCGGAGCGTTCAATGCATTGTTGAAAACTTTAGAAGAACCTAAAGAAAATGTTATTTTTATTTTAGCAACAACCGAGCCACATAAGATACCAGCAACGATCATTTCCAGAACACAACGCTTTGATTTCAAACGAATCAATGCAGCAGATATCGTTGAGCATTTGGCATACATTTTAAAGCAATCAGACGTACAATATGAAGAACCAGCACTAGGGGTTATTGCTCGAGCAGCAGAAGGCGGGATGCGTGATGCGCTAAGTATCATGGACCAAGCGATTTCTTTTAGTAATGGGATCGTAACTGTGGATGATGCGATGCAAGTTACCGGTAGTCTAACCAACGAGATGATGGATGAATTTTTAGGCGCTTGTGTGAATAATGAAGTGCCCAAAGCGTTAGAATCATTAACAGATATCTTAGCTGCTGGTAAGGAAGCACGGCGCTTTTTAGAAGATCTTTTACAGTATTGTCGTGACTTACTGATGTACCAACAAGCACCAAACCTCGTAGCAGAACGAACAACTTCACTTCGAGAACCATTTGTCGAACTAGCAAAAGAAGTACCTGCACCTCGACTTTTTCAGATGATCCATATTTTGAGTGAAACACAAAATGAGATTCGTTTTACTAATAGTGCTACGATCTATCTGGAAGTAGCAACCGTCAAGCTAGCTCAAGCTTCTGGTTCAGCTGCTCCTTCAAGTAGTAACCAAGCAAGTGAAGTAGACAGTCAGTTAATTAATCAGCTACAAGCAGAGATCAAAGAGCTGAAAAAAGCGATCAATGAGATCAAAACGAATGGGGGAACCCCTTCAACTACTGCCAAGCAAACACAAGCTCCTGTTCAAAAGAAACAAGCAAGTACGTATCGGATACCAACTGAACGAGTGTATCAGGTTCTAAGAGAAGCGACCAGAAAGCATTTGAATGAAGTCAAAGAAGTCTGGGACGATTTGTTGATGAGTTTGTCTGTGACACAACGAGCGATGCTTAAAGCAAGTGAACCAGTTGCGGCTAGTCCTAATGGGTTAGTCATTGCGTTTGATTACGAGATCGTTTGTCAACGAGCTGCTAACGACGAAGAATTACAGTTGGCGATCCATAATAATTTAAGTCGAATGATCAAAGACTATGCACCAGATTCAGTCTATATCACGAGAGAAAGCTGGCCAACGATCCGCAAAGACTATTTAGTCCAAGCAAAAGACGGGAGTAATGATGATTCTTTTGCTCCGGAAGATTCAGATGAAGAGATCGAACTGATCCCTCAACAAGCACCAAGTGAAGAAACGATCGTCACGAAAGCCGAAGAAATCTTTGGCACAGATGTTGTGACAATCATTGATGATTAAATAAAAAAGGAGAATGATCAATTATGATGCGCGGAATGGGAAACATGCAAGGGATGATGAAACAAGTCCAAAAAATGCAAAAAGAGATGGTTCAAGCACAAGAACAATTGAACGAAACAGAATTTACTGGTGTAGCAACCAATGAGTTAGTGAAAGTTATTTTTACAGGTGATCGTCGGATGAAAGACATCCAAATCAGTGAAGGTGTCGTGGATCCTGAAGATACAGAAATGTTGCAAGACCTGTTGATGATGGCTGTCAATGATGCTTTGACAAAAATCGATGCAGAATCTGAAAAAACAATGGGAAAATATACTAAGGGGTTACCCTTCTAATTTTTCCTAAAGGGGTAATGAAAATGCAATATCCAGAACCAATTGCTAAATTGATCGATAGTTACATGAGACTGCCAGGGATCGGTCAGAAAACAGCCACAAGATTAGCTTTCTACACGATCGATATGAAAGATGAAATCGTGAATGAATTTGCTAAATCGTTGTTAAGTGTCAAACGAGATCTTCATTTTTGTAGTGTTTGCGGCAACATCACAGAAGAAGACCCATGTGAGATTTGTAAAGATCCTTCAAGAGACCGGGGGGTTATCTTAGTTGTCGAAGAACCAAAAGACGTGATGGCGTTAGAAAAAATGCGGGAATATCGTGGGCTTTATCATGTTCTACATGGGGTTCTTTCTCCAATGGAAGGGACTGGACCTGAAGATATCAACATTTCTTCGTTACTTGAACGCCTACATGATGATCAAGTGAAAGAAGTGATCATTGCAACAAATGCAACCACTGAAGGAGAAGCTACTGCCATGTATCTTTCACGATTGATCAAACCGGCTGGTATCAAAGTCACTCGATTGGCCCACGGCTTATCCGTTGGTTCGGATATCGAATATGCTGATGAAGTGACCCTGTTAAAAGCGGTAGAAGGCAGACGCGAGTTATAAATTTTCTATAAAAAAGAATTTCGGCTACAATAAAGAAGTAACGCAAGAGATGGGGGCAAAAATGTGAACGGACTATTTATTACGATCGAGGGACCAGATGGAGCTGGGAAAACCAGTATTCTAAATGAGTTATTCCCTCTTTTGAAAAAAGTAGCAAAAACAAAGATCATTCAAACAAGAGAACCAGGTGGGATCCCGATTGCCGAAGAGATTCGGGCAGTTATCCTTGATCCTAAAAATGATCGGATGGATGAACGGACAGAAGCTTTGCTATATGCTGCGGCTAGAAGACAGCATTTGGTCGAGAAAGTCCTACCTGCTTTATCAGAAGGAAGCATTGTTTTATGTGATCGATTTGTAGACAGCTCATTGGCTTATCAAGGGGCGGGACGTAGAATCGGTGTTTCTGAGATTGCCCGCTTGAATGAATTTGCTACAGAAGGTACGACACCTGACTTTACCCTTTATCTCGATATTGATTCAGATACTGGATTGCATCGCATTAAAGAGAACCGAAGAGGTCAAATCGATCGATTAGATTCAGAAGGATTGGAATTTCATCAACGAGTACGTCATGCGTATTTAAAAATAGCTGAAGAGAATCCTGAACGTATTTATAAAATTGATGCAAGAAAGAGTTTTGAAGAGGTACTTCAAACAAGTTACAGAGCCATTGTTGAACAATATCCACAATTTTTTGAAAACTAGGAAGGTGACTGTATATGAAAATTATTTTAGCAATTATTCAAGACAAAGACAGTAATCGTTTATCCAATGAATTGATTGATGCCAATATCCGTGCAACAAAATTATCTTCAACTGGTGGCTTTTTGAAAGCTGGCAACAGTACATTTATTGTTGGGATTGAAGACGAACGTGTAGAAGAAGCATTAGAAATCATCAAAAAAACTTGTGAATCAAGAAAACAATTTGTTTCAACACCTGTCACGTTGGATATCTCTATGGACGGTGGAGTTCCTTATCCAGTAGAAGTTGAAGTCGGTGGAGCAACCGTCTTTGTGTTACCAGTTGAAGGATTTCATCAATTTTAGGAGGCGCCATGGATCAAGAATTTACGCTGGATCAAATGCAACCTATCGTGTATCAACAGCTTCAACGAAGTTTTGAGCATGGGCGCCTCGCTCATGCTTATCTTTTTGAAGGCGAAAAAGGAACGGGAAAACACGAAATGGGGATTTGGTTAGCACAACACCTGTTTTGTACGAATCTGCAGGAACAACTTCCTTGTGGAGTATGCAATAATTGTCAACGAATCCAAAACCAAGAACATCCAGACGTTTTAACGATCGTACCAGAAGGGCAAACGATCAAAGTCGATCAAATTAGACGTTTACAAACCGAATTTAGTCGTAGTGGTTATGAATCTCGGAAGAAAGTTTTCCTTATTCAAGAAGCAGAAAAGATGAATGCAAGTGCAGCAAATAGTTTGCTTAAGTTTTTAGAAGAACCACCAGGCGATTTTCTAGCGATCTTAGAAACAGATTCGATTGGGCGAATCCTACCAACGATTCAATCACGCTGCCAAATCTTGCATTTTCAGGAGCTGGCTAAAGATGCGTTGATTTATAAATTACAACAAGCACAGATTCCTTTAGAAAAAGCGAAACTTTTGACTTTCTTGACGAACAGTTTCACAAAAGCAGTTGAAATATCGCAAAATGAATGGTTTAATGATGCTAAGGATTCGATTCAACAGTGGTTTGTGTATTTGCAAAAAAATGATACACAAGCATTCATTTATGTTCAAAAAAAGTTAATAAAGACTTTTAAAGAAAAATCGCAACAATTTACTGGTTTATCGATCTTAATGTTTTATTATCAAGAAGCTTTACAACAAGCTTTAATAGCAGAAAATCTTAGAAAAGTAACACGTATTAATCAGACGATTGAGCGTATTTTATTAGCGGAACAGAAATTAAGAAGCAATGTCAGCTTCCAAGCAGTAGCGGAACAGTTTGTTTTACAAACAATTACTGGCTGAGACAGCAGGAAA harbors:
- the dnaX gene encoding DNA polymerase III subunit gamma/tau — encoded protein: MAYQALYRVWRSQRFEDIVGQKAVTQTLKNAIVSHKTSHAYLFTGPRGTGKTSAAKIFAKAINCPNSQDGEPCNHCEMCQSITAGTQEDVIEIDAASNNGVEEIRFIRDRANYAPTKATYKIYIIDEVHMLSTGAFNALLKTLEEPKENVIFILATTEPHKIPATIISRTQRFDFKRINAADIVEHLAYILKQSDVQYEEPALGVIARAAEGGMRDALSIMDQAISFSNGIVTVDDAMQVTGSLTNEMMDEFLGACVNNEVPKALESLTDILAAGKEARRFLEDLLQYCRDLLMYQQAPNLVAERTTSLREPFVELAKEVPAPRLFQMIHILSETQNEIRFTNSATIYLEVATVKLAQASGSAAPSSSNQASEVDSQLINQLQAEIKELKKAINEIKTNGGTPSTTAKQTQAPVQKKQASTYRIPTERVYQVLREATRKHLNEVKEVWDDLLMSLSVTQRAMLKASEPVAASPNGLVIAFDYEIVCQRAANDEELQLAIHNNLSRMIKDYAPDSVYITRESWPTIRKDYLVQAKDGSNDDSFAPEDSDEEIELIPQQAPSEETIVTKAEEIFGTDVVTIIDD
- a CDS encoding YbaB/EbfC family nucleoid-associated protein, coding for MMRGMGNMQGMMKQVQKMQKEMVQAQEQLNETEFTGVATNELVKVIFTGDRRMKDIQISEGVVDPEDTEMLQDLLMMAVNDALTKIDAESEKTMGKYTKGLPF
- the recR gene encoding recombination mediator RecR: MQYPEPIAKLIDSYMRLPGIGQKTATRLAFYTIDMKDEIVNEFAKSLLSVKRDLHFCSVCGNITEEDPCEICKDPSRDRGVILVVEEPKDVMALEKMREYRGLYHVLHGVLSPMEGTGPEDINISSLLERLHDDQVKEVIIATNATTEGEATAMYLSRLIKPAGIKVTRLAHGLSVGSDIEYADEVTLLKAVEGRREL
- the tmk gene encoding dTMP kinase, which produces MNGLFITIEGPDGAGKTSILNELFPLLKKVAKTKIIQTREPGGIPIAEEIRAVILDPKNDRMDERTEALLYAAARRQHLVEKVLPALSEGSIVLCDRFVDSSLAYQGAGRRIGVSEIARLNEFATEGTTPDFTLYLDIDSDTGLHRIKENRRGQIDRLDSEGLEFHQRVRHAYLKIAEENPERIYKIDARKSFEEVLQTSYRAIVEQYPQFFEN
- a CDS encoding cyclic-di-AMP receptor, translating into MKIILAIIQDKDSNRLSNELIDANIRATKLSSTGGFLKAGNSTFIVGIEDERVEEALEIIKKTCESRKQFVSTPVTLDISMDGGVPYPVEVEVGGATVFVLPVEGFHQF
- the holB gene encoding DNA polymerase III subunit delta' translates to MDQEFTLDQMQPIVYQQLQRSFEHGRLAHAYLFEGEKGTGKHEMGIWLAQHLFCTNLQEQLPCGVCNNCQRIQNQEHPDVLTIVPEGQTIKVDQIRRLQTEFSRSGYESRKKVFLIQEAEKMNASAANSLLKFLEEPPGDFLAILETDSIGRILPTIQSRCQILHFQELAKDALIYKLQQAQIPLEKAKLLTFLTNSFTKAVEISQNEWFNDAKDSIQQWFVYLQKNDTQAFIYVQKKLIKTFKEKSQQFTGLSILMFYYQEALQQALIAENLRKVTRINQTIERILLAEQKLRSNVSFQAVAEQFVLQTITG